The sequence TATCACTTAAAAATGTGACTTCAATTTTTATATGACGGTGTTCAAATCGAATTTCAATTTCGTCTTCTAGCGAAACCTCAGATGAAGGTTTTGCTTTTTTTCCATTAATAAAGACACGATCATCATCTGCAAGTTCTTTGGCTACAGTACGGCGTTTAATGATTCGTGATACTTTTAAATATTTATCAAGTCTCATAATTGTTGCTCCTTTAAATTTTCAAGTATGTAAATCAGATCCTCAGCCCACTCTGTATACATTGGCATGGTAATAATAATGGTTTGATTTAAATACTTTATCTTGATTTCACTCGACTTTTCAGAGATTAATTCGAATAAATGTACACCATCGACTTGGCTACTATACTCCTCTGTAAAGACTAATTCTACTTTATTAACACGTTCCTTAAAGGACTTAATACGCTTATCGTTTAAGAACAACTCAAGACGTGTTTTTTCTAATAACATCTTAACAGAGTTCGGTAATTTACCATAGCGGTCATCGATCATCTCGTTAAAATGCTTTAACTCATCAAGCGTTTGTATCTGATTAATTTGTTGGTATAGATCTAATTTTTCACCATCATCACTGGTAAAGTCTTCTGGTAAATATCCATCCACTTTTAGATTAAAGCGTTCTTGTTCTTCAACATCAATTACTTCTTTACCTTGTCTTTTCGCAATGGCTTCTTTAAGAAGTTGTACATATAAGTCGATACCGACGGTAT is a genomic window of Erysipelothrix amsterdamensis containing:
- a CDS encoding RNA-binding S4 domain-containing protein; the protein is MRLDKYLKVSRIIKRRTVAKELADDDRVFINGKKAKPSSEVSLEDEIEIRFEHRHIKIEVTFLSDKILRSNPPMYELISDQRIDRNVQKN